One Meiothermus sp. CFH 77666 DNA window includes the following coding sequences:
- a CDS encoding type II toxin-antitoxin system VapC family toxin: MSYLLDTNVVSEAAKRQPNPRVMVWLKKLSVREAYLSVLTLGELVQGAVRAPEPRRAVLESWIEDLKRRFDGQILPLDIEVMEAWGALTGGAMNEGRPLSPLDALLAATALCHGLILVTRNTTHFRGLPIRLLNPWEG; the protein is encoded by the coding sequence CGCCAAACGACAGCCCAACCCCAGGGTCATGGTCTGGCTAAAAAAGCTTTCCGTGCGGGAAGCTTACCTTTCCGTCCTGACCCTGGGCGAACTCGTGCAGGGGGCCGTTCGTGCTCCAGAGCCGCGCCGAGCTGTCCTGGAAAGCTGGATCGAAGACCTCAAACGGCGCTTCGACGGCCAAATTCTGCCCCTGGACATCGAAGTGATGGAGGCCTGGGGCGCTCTTACGGGTGGGGCCATGAACGAAGGCCGCCCTCTCTCTCCGCTGGATGCCCTGCTGGCCGCTACTGCCCTGTGCCATGGGCTCATCCTGGTCACCCGCAACACCACCCACTTCAGGGGCTTGCCTATCCGATTGCTGAACCCCTGGGAGGGCTAA